From the genome of Bradyrhizobium elkanii USDA 76, one region includes:
- a CDS encoding ABC transporter substrate-binding protein — protein sequence MTTTFARRCAALLACAALGLSTSAFAQDKTVKIGVLNDMSSLYADIGGPNSVVAIKMAVEDSGLLKKGWKIDVLSGDHQNKPDVGVNIARQWVDNEKVDAIADTPNSGVALAVNNLAKEKNIVLLNSGAATADLTGKACTPNTISYTYDTYMLANGTGKALTKAGGDTWFFLTADYAFGHALERDTTAVVNGNGGKVLGSVKHPINTADFSSFLLQAQSSKAKVVGLANAGGDTTNAIKQAAEFGIVSGGQKLAALLLFINDVHSLGLKTAQGLTFTESFYWDMNDQTRAWSKRFSALASKNAMPSMTQAGNYAMVLHYLKAMEALGGNPHDGAKVVAKMKELPTDDPLFGKGPLRADGRRLIPAYLFEVKKPEESKYPWDYYKLIATIAPEDAAKPLEASDCPLVKK from the coding sequence ATGACAACGACGTTTGCGCGGCGCTGCGCCGCGCTTCTTGCTTGCGCCGCACTCGGCCTTTCAACCTCTGCGTTCGCGCAGGACAAGACCGTCAAGATCGGCGTGCTGAACGATATGTCGAGCCTCTATGCCGACATCGGCGGCCCGAACTCGGTGGTCGCGATCAAGATGGCCGTCGAGGATTCCGGCCTGCTCAAGAAGGGCTGGAAGATCGACGTCCTCAGCGGCGACCACCAGAACAAGCCCGACGTCGGCGTCAACATCGCGCGGCAGTGGGTCGACAACGAGAAGGTCGATGCGATCGCCGACACGCCGAACTCCGGCGTGGCGCTTGCGGTCAACAATCTCGCCAAGGAGAAGAACATCGTCCTGCTGAACTCGGGCGCGGCGACCGCCGACCTCACCGGCAAGGCCTGCACGCCGAACACGATTTCATATACCTACGACACCTACATGCTGGCCAACGGCACCGGCAAGGCACTGACGAAGGCCGGCGGCGACACCTGGTTCTTCCTGACGGCCGACTATGCATTCGGCCACGCGCTTGAGCGCGACACCACCGCGGTCGTCAACGGCAATGGCGGCAAGGTGCTCGGAAGCGTCAAGCATCCGATCAACACCGCCGATTTCTCGTCGTTCCTGCTGCAGGCACAATCGTCCAAGGCCAAGGTGGTCGGCCTCGCCAATGCCGGCGGCGACACCACCAACGCGATCAAGCAGGCGGCCGAATTCGGCATCGTTTCCGGCGGCCAAAAGCTCGCGGCGCTGCTGCTGTTCATCAACGACGTGCATTCGCTCGGGTTGAAGACCGCGCAAGGCCTGACGTTCACGGAATCCTTCTATTGGGACATGAATGACCAGACCCGCGCCTGGTCGAAGCGGTTCTCCGCCTTGGCCAGCAAGAACGCGATGCCGTCGATGACCCAGGCCGGCAACTACGCGATGGTGCTGCACTATCTCAAGGCGATGGAAGCGCTCGGCGGCAATCCGCATGACGGTGCCAAGGTCGTCGCCAAGATGAAGGAATTGCCGACCGACGATCCGCTGTTCGGCAAGGGCCCGCTGCGCGCCGACGGCCGGCGCCTGATCCCGGCCTATCTGTTCGAGGTGAAGAAGCCCGAAGAGTCCAAATACCCCTGGGACTATTACAAGCTGATCGCCACCATCGCGCCGGAAGACGCCGCGAAGCCGCTTGAGGCCAGCGACTGTCCGCTGGTGAAGAAGTAA
- a CDS encoding DUF2147 domain-containing protein, with amino-acid sequence MTEDGRARIRLERCGPAHERICGFIVWMKDPLDSHGQPFRDSFNPDPDKRTRALLGHQLILGLKLTPEGRFDGDIYNAEDGKSYAVSLWRDKSDRLKLKGCLLTLLCQTQTWTQTLDVQPGQLVGLTGDVGGPRADREWASLPEPARKSAAK; translated from the coding sequence CTGACCGAAGACGGCCGCGCGCGCATCCGTCTCGAGCGCTGCGGCCCTGCGCATGAGCGCATCTGCGGTTTCATCGTGTGGATGAAGGATCCGCTCGATTCACACGGCCAGCCGTTCCGCGACAGCTTCAATCCCGACCCCGACAAACGGACGCGTGCGCTGCTCGGCCATCAGCTGATCCTCGGATTGAAGCTGACGCCGGAGGGCAGGTTCGACGGCGACATCTACAACGCCGAGGACGGCAAGTCCTATGCGGTCTCGCTGTGGCGCGACAAATCCGACCGGCTGAAGCTCAAGGGATGTCTGCTCACGCTGCTGTGCCAGACCCAGACCTGGACGCAGACGCTGGACGTGCAGCCGGGCCAGCTCGTCGGCCTCACCGGCGATGTCGGCGGCCCGCGCGCCGACAGGGAATGGGCATCGTTGCCGGAGCCGGCGCGGAAGTCGGCCGCGAAGTGA
- a CDS encoding DUF3313 domain-containing protein, with protein MESSIAARGLGAMALCVLAGGCAAVTPVAYSEVASSAYMTPDTSDSSGRVPYRYAPPVDWRSYNKVMIDPVVIYRGADHQFGDMSEEDKRTLAAYMQTRFADKLRGHFTLVNTRGPNTFRLRLTLTGAVANTPVLGTLSRFDLAGAVYNGVQAARDGEGTMTGSVIYAVEMFDSSTSRLLGAYVSKQYPNAYDIKASVGDLAAATAGIDKGADAFMAQLK; from the coding sequence ATGGAGAGCTCGATCGCCGCGCGCGGTCTGGGAGCGATGGCGCTTTGCGTCCTCGCGGGAGGATGTGCCGCCGTCACGCCGGTGGCCTATTCGGAGGTGGCATCGTCGGCCTACATGACGCCGGACACGTCCGATTCTTCGGGGCGTGTGCCGTATCGCTATGCGCCGCCAGTCGACTGGCGGAGCTACAACAAGGTGATGATCGATCCGGTCGTGATCTATCGCGGCGCGGATCATCAGTTCGGCGACATGTCCGAGGAGGACAAGCGGACGCTCGCCGCCTACATGCAGACCCGCTTCGCCGACAAGCTGCGCGGCCACTTCACGCTGGTGAACACGCGCGGGCCGAACACGTTCCGCCTGCGGCTGACGCTGACCGGCGCGGTCGCCAACACGCCGGTGCTCGGCACGCTGTCGCGTTTCGATCTGGCAGGCGCGGTCTACAACGGCGTGCAGGCCGCGCGCGACGGCGAGGGCACGATGACGGGCTCCGTCATCTATGCCGTCGAGATGTTCGACAGCTCGACCTCGCGCCTGCTCGGCGCCTATGTCAGCAAGCAATATCCCAACGCCTACGACATCAAGGCCAGCGTCGGCGATCTCGCAGCGGCCACGGCCGGCATCGACAAGGGCGCCGATGCGTTCATGGCGCAATTGAAATGA
- a CDS encoding TetR/AcrR family transcriptional regulator, with product MDNPSRSERSRNAALDAAITIVTRDGPGRLTLDAIARESGLSKGGVMHQFRTKEAVLRALLEQQMAHFEEFSNRYIEKVRGTTDQPELSAQIATLREAISTPRAGAFALLAAMNENPELMAMPRDVDIKKVALMKAEARDPDLALLRWAAARGLLLSSLFGMLSLTEAERDRLFERLLDDSKWTAMEQGATEATKPSRTTAARAASPRPAGAPATKPASARKRG from the coding sequence ATGGATAATCCTTCCCGCTCGGAACGCTCCCGCAACGCCGCACTCGACGCCGCGATCACCATCGTGACGCGCGATGGTCCAGGGCGCCTGACGCTGGACGCGATTGCGCGCGAGAGCGGTCTCAGCAAGGGCGGCGTGATGCACCAGTTCCGCACCAAGGAAGCGGTGCTGCGCGCCTTGCTCGAGCAGCAGATGGCGCATTTCGAGGAATTCTCGAACCGCTACATCGAAAAGGTACGCGGGACCACGGACCAGCCCGAACTGTCGGCGCAGATCGCGACGCTGCGGGAGGCGATCTCAACGCCGCGGGCAGGGGCGTTCGCACTGCTGGCGGCGATGAACGAGAATCCCGAATTGATGGCGATGCCGCGCGATGTCGACATCAAGAAGGTCGCGCTGATGAAGGCCGAGGCGAGGGATCCCGATCTCGCGCTGCTGCGCTGGGCGGCGGCGCGGGGGCTGCTGCTGAGCTCGTTGTTCGGCATGTTGTCGCTGACCGAGGCGGAGCGCGACCGCCTGTTCGAACGATTGCTCGACGACAGCAAATGGACCGCGATGGAGCAGGGTGCGACCGAGGCAACAAAGCCGTCCAGGACGACGGCGGCACGCGCGGCATCGCCGCGGCCTGCCGGCGCACCGGCCACAAAGCCGGCATCCGCGCGCAAGCGCGGCTGA
- a CDS encoding YybH family protein: MTEQKHTAETEIRALIDTWTDAVRRRDYPGIFAHHDPDIVMFDVPPPLQSRGLDAYSKTWDLFFRYHRPSYAFDIEEIAITAGDDVAFAVAVMRCGPPDATFQFRLTIGLRKVAGEWRVTHEHHSVPATE; encoded by the coding sequence ATGACAGAGCAGAAACACACGGCGGAAACCGAAATCAGGGCGCTCATCGATACCTGGACGGACGCCGTCCGCAGACGCGACTATCCAGGCATCTTCGCCCATCACGATCCGGACATCGTGATGTTCGACGTTCCTCCGCCATTGCAGTCGCGCGGATTGGACGCGTACAGCAAGACGTGGGACCTGTTCTTCAGGTATCACCGCCCCTCCTACGCCTTCGATATCGAGGAGATCGCGATCACGGCCGGCGATGATGTCGCCTTCGCGGTCGCGGTGATGCGGTGCGGGCCACCTGATGCCACGTTCCAGTTCAGGCTGACGATCGGATTGCGCAAGGTCGCCGGCGAGTGGCGCGTCACGCACGAACACCATTCGGTGCCGGCGACGGAATAG
- a CDS encoding TCR/Tet family MFS transporter yields MKKTRQNENDATATSQPRSGAAVFIFITLLLDMLALGIIVPILPKLIEGFVDNDTANAARIFGVFGSIWALMQFVCSPILGALSDHFGRRPVVLLSNFGLAADYVLMALAPNLIWLFIGRAISGITSSSISTVFAYIADVTAPEQRAAMFGKIGVAFGAGFILGPALGGLLGEIDPRLPFWAAAGLSFVNGLYGLFILPESLPVERRAPFKWKSANPIGALHFLRSNRTLAGLSLATFFGQLAHVVLPSVFVLYATYRYGWDTGTVGATLALVGVCGMIVQGAAIGPIVLRLGERNALFLGLVCGALGFVIFGAAPSGQLFWIGIPVMALWGLSGAATQALTTQLVAADQQGQLQGATSSVQSMSELIGPFLFTLTFAYFIGDNVPAKMPGAPFYLAGALLLLALAIAWRATAAKKA; encoded by the coding sequence GTGAAGAAAACGCGTCAAAACGAGAATGATGCGACGGCGACGTCGCAACCGCGCAGCGGCGCGGCGGTCTTCATCTTCATCACCCTGCTGCTTGACATGCTCGCGCTCGGGATCATCGTCCCGATCCTGCCCAAGTTGATCGAGGGCTTCGTCGACAACGACACCGCCAACGCGGCGCGCATCTTCGGCGTGTTCGGCTCGATCTGGGCCTTGATGCAGTTCGTCTGCTCGCCGATCCTGGGTGCGCTGTCCGATCACTTCGGCCGCCGGCCGGTGGTGCTGCTGTCGAATTTCGGTCTCGCCGCCGACTATGTGCTGATGGCGCTGGCGCCGAACCTGATCTGGCTGTTCATCGGGCGGGCGATCTCGGGCATCACCTCGTCGAGCATCTCGACCGTGTTCGCCTATATCGCCGACGTCACCGCGCCGGAGCAGCGCGCCGCGATGTTCGGCAAGATCGGCGTCGCCTTCGGCGCCGGCTTCATCCTCGGACCGGCGCTGGGCGGCCTGCTCGGCGAGATCGATCCGCGGCTGCCGTTCTGGGCGGCGGCGGGATTGAGCTTCGTCAACGGGCTCTATGGCCTGTTCATCCTGCCGGAATCGCTGCCCGTGGAGCGGCGCGCGCCGTTCAAATGGAAGAGCGCCAATCCGATCGGCGCGCTGCATTTCCTGCGCTCGAACCGGACGCTCGCCGGCCTGTCGCTGGCGACGTTCTTCGGCCAGCTCGCGCATGTCGTGCTGCCCTCGGTGTTCGTGCTCTACGCCACCTATCGCTATGGCTGGGACACCGGCACCGTCGGCGCGACGCTGGCGCTGGTCGGCGTCTGCGGCATGATCGTGCAGGGCGCGGCAATCGGCCCGATCGTGCTGCGCCTCGGCGAGCGCAACGCGCTGTTCCTCGGCCTCGTCTGCGGCGCCCTGGGCTTCGTGATCTTCGGCGCCGCGCCATCAGGCCAGCTGTTCTGGATCGGCATTCCCGTGATGGCGCTGTGGGGCCTCTCGGGCGCTGCGACGCAGGCGCTGACGACGCAGCTCGTCGCCGCCGACCAGCAGGGCCAGTTGCAGGGCGCGACATCGAGCGTGCAGAGCATGTCGGAATTGATCGGCCCGTTCCTGTTCACGCTGACCTTCGCCTATTTCATCGGCGACAACGTGCCGGCGAAGATGCCCGGCGCGCCGTTCTATCTGGCCGGCGCGCTGCTGCTGCTCGCGCTCGCCATCGCCTGGCGCGCGACGGCGGCGAAGAAGGCCTAG
- the der gene encoding ribosome biogenesis GTPase Der has protein sequence MSFTIAIIGRPNVGKSTLFNRLVGQKLALVDDEPGVTRDRREGQARLYDLDFTIIDTAGLDEGAKGSLTARMQEQTETAIELADALMFVIDARVGLTPTDRAFADFARKANKPVVLVANKAEGKHGEIGAMESYALGLGDPVQISAEHGEGMGDLHEALSALVPETPEEDDELEDDEDISEEEAAQRPIRVAIVGRPNAGKSTLINHLLGEERLLTSPEAGTTRDSIAVEITWQGRQFRVFDTAGLRRRSRIEEKLEKLSVADALRAVRFAEVVVMMMDAQNKFEEQDLRIADLIEREGRAIVLAVNKWDLVERKPNQISQLRTDADHWLPQVKGAPIVAVSGLMGEGIDRLMTAIQEAYAVWNRRLPTSALNRWFEQAIQANPPPAVSGRRLKLNYITQVKARPPSFVLFCSRADAIPRSYLRYLINSLRETFDLPGTPIRITLREKANPFAHKRKRPS, from the coding sequence ATGTCTTTTACCATCGCCATTATCGGCCGGCCCAATGTCGGAAAGTCGACGCTGTTCAACCGGCTGGTCGGCCAGAAGCTCGCGCTGGTCGACGACGAGCCCGGCGTGACGCGTGACCGCCGCGAGGGCCAGGCCAGGCTCTACGACCTCGACTTCACCATCATCGACACCGCGGGCCTGGACGAAGGCGCCAAGGGTTCGCTGACGGCGCGGATGCAGGAGCAGACCGAAACCGCGATCGAGCTCGCCGACGCCCTGATGTTCGTGATCGACGCCCGCGTCGGCCTGACGCCGACCGACCGTGCCTTCGCCGACTTCGCGCGAAAGGCCAACAAGCCGGTGGTGCTGGTCGCCAACAAGGCCGAGGGCAAGCATGGCGAGATCGGCGCGATGGAATCCTACGCGCTCGGGCTCGGCGATCCCGTCCAGATCTCGGCCGAGCATGGCGAGGGCATGGGTGACCTCCACGAGGCGCTGAGCGCGCTGGTGCCGGAGACACCGGAGGAAGACGACGAGCTCGAGGATGACGAGGACATCTCGGAGGAGGAGGCCGCGCAGCGCCCGATCCGCGTCGCCATCGTCGGCCGGCCGAATGCCGGCAAGTCGACGCTGATCAACCATCTGCTCGGCGAGGAGCGGCTGCTGACCAGTCCCGAGGCCGGCACCACGCGCGATTCCATCGCGGTCGAGATCACCTGGCAAGGCCGCCAGTTCCGGGTGTTCGACACCGCCGGCCTGCGCCGCCGCTCGCGGATCGAGGAGAAGCTGGAGAAGCTCTCGGTCGCCGACGCGTTGCGCGCGGTGCGCTTTGCCGAAGTCGTCGTGATGATGATGGACGCGCAGAACAAATTCGAGGAGCAGGACCTGCGCATCGCCGACCTGATCGAGCGCGAAGGCCGCGCCATCGTGCTCGCGGTCAACAAGTGGGACCTCGTCGAGCGCAAGCCCAACCAGATCTCTCAGCTGCGCACCGATGCCGATCACTGGCTGCCGCAGGTCAAGGGCGCGCCGATCGTCGCCGTCTCCGGCCTGATGGGCGAGGGCATCGACCGCCTGATGACGGCGATCCAGGAGGCCTATGCGGTCTGGAACCGGCGCTTGCCGACCTCGGCGCTCAATCGCTGGTTCGAGCAGGCGATCCAGGCCAACCCGCCGCCGGCGGTCTCGGGCCGCAGGCTGAAGCTGAACTACATCACGCAAGTGAAGGCGCGCCCGCCGAGCTTCGTGCTGTTCTGCTCGCGCGCCGACGCGATCCCGCGATCCTATCTGCGCTACCTCATCAACTCGCTGCGCGAGACCTTCGATCTGCCGGGCACGCCGATCCGGATCACGCTGCGCGAGAAGGCCAATCCGTTCGCCCACAAGCGCAAACGGCCGTCGTGA